One window of the Klebsiella oxytoca genome contains the following:
- the pduO gene encoding two-domain cob(I)yrinic acid a,c-diamide adenosyltransferase PduO, whose amino-acid sequence MAIYTRTGDAGTTSLFTGQRVSKTHPRVEAYGTLDELNAALSLCACAAADENHRALLEAIQQQIFWFSAELASDSEQPSPKQRYISSEEISALEAAIDRAMARVEPLHSFILPGRCEAASRLHFARTLARRAERRLVELAAEVNVRQVLMRYINRLSDCLYALARAEDSDAHQNDIIREVSRRYLAASQPNRSKETTSVALSFHDLHQLTRAAVERAQQLQVPVVISIVDAHGTETVTWRMPDALLVSSELAPKKAWTAVAMKTATHELSDVVQPGAALYGLETHLQGKVVTFGGGYALWRDGSLIGGLGISGGSVEQDMDIAQTAIAAINVGTHQ is encoded by the coding sequence ATGGCGATTTATACCCGAACGGGCGACGCTGGCACCACCTCACTCTTTACCGGCCAGCGAGTGAGTAAAACCCACCCGCGGGTTGAAGCCTACGGCACGCTGGACGAGCTGAACGCCGCGCTGAGCCTGTGCGCCTGCGCCGCCGCGGATGAAAATCACCGCGCCCTGCTCGAAGCCATCCAGCAGCAAATATTCTGGTTTAGCGCAGAGCTGGCCAGCGACAGCGAACAGCCGTCGCCCAAACAGCGCTACATCAGCAGCGAAGAGATTTCCGCTCTGGAAGCCGCCATCGATCGGGCCATGGCCCGCGTCGAACCGCTGCACAGTTTTATCTTACCCGGCCGCTGCGAAGCCGCGAGCCGCCTGCATTTTGCCCGCACGCTGGCCCGTCGCGCCGAACGCCGTCTGGTTGAGCTGGCGGCGGAAGTCAACGTACGCCAGGTGCTGATGCGCTACATCAACCGCTTATCAGACTGCCTGTACGCCCTGGCGCGCGCCGAAGATAGCGATGCGCACCAGAACGATATTATCCGTGAGGTTAGCAGGCGCTATCTGGCCGCCAGCCAGCCGAACCGTAGCAAGGAGACGACGTCCGTGGCCCTTTCATTCCACGATCTGCACCAGCTCACTCGCGCGGCGGTTGAGCGCGCACAGCAGCTGCAGGTGCCGGTAGTTATCAGCATCGTTGATGCGCACGGCACGGAAACCGTGACCTGGCGGATGCCGGACGCTCTGCTGGTCAGCAGCGAGCTGGCGCCGAAAAAAGCCTGGACCGCGGTGGCAATGAAAACGGCGACCCATGAGCTGAGCGATGTCGTTCAGCCAGGCGCCGCGCTTTATGGCCTCGAAACTCATTTACAGGGAAAAGTCGTCACCTTTGGCGGCGGTTACGCCCTGTGGCGCGACGGCTCATTAATTGGGGGTCTTGGCATCAGCGGCGGCAGCGTTGAACAGGACATGGACATAGCACAGACCGCCATTGCGGCCATTAACGTGGGAACACATCAATGA
- a CDS encoding phosphate propanoyltransferase, whose translation MDKQLLESTVSKVLDEMRQRPIPLGVSNRHIHLSAQDYERLFPAHPISEKKALLQPGQYAAEQTVTLVGPKGQLKNVRLLGPLRSVSQVEISRTDARTLGIAAPLRMSGNLKGTPGIRLVSPFGELELSSGVIVAQRHIHMSPLDALILRVSHGDMVSVAIEGDERGLIFNNVAVRVSPDMRLEMHIDTDEANAAGADNPQAFARLVGSR comes from the coding sequence ATGGATAAACAGCTCCTGGAATCGACGGTCAGTAAAGTCCTTGATGAGATGCGCCAGCGGCCTATTCCGCTGGGCGTTTCAAACCGTCACATCCACCTGTCGGCACAGGATTACGAACGCCTGTTTCCCGCTCATCCCATCAGCGAGAAAAAAGCGCTGCTGCAGCCGGGACAATACGCCGCGGAGCAAACCGTCACCCTGGTGGGGCCGAAAGGGCAGCTTAAAAATGTGCGCCTGCTCGGCCCGCTGCGCTCGGTAAGCCAGGTGGAAATTTCGCGTACCGATGCCAGAACCCTGGGGATTGCAGCGCCGCTGAGAATGTCCGGCAACCTGAAGGGGACGCCGGGTATTCGCCTGGTCAGCCCTTTTGGCGAGCTCGAACTCTCGTCAGGGGTTATCGTCGCGCAGCGGCATATCCATATGTCGCCGCTCGACGCGCTGATCCTGCGGGTCTCCCACGGCGATATGGTTTCGGTGGCGATTGAAGGCGACGAGCGCGGGCTGATTTTCAACAACGTGGCGGTTCGCGTTTCGCCGGATATGCGCCTCGAAATGCACATTGATACCGATGAAGCCAACGCCGCCGGTGCCGATAATCCGCAGGCCTTTGCCCGGCTGGTAGGCTCGCGATGA
- the pduM gene encoding microcompartment protein PduM: MNGELLQRIVEEIVSRLQQRAGSTASLSVAQLRDADCPALFCQHASLRIQLVDLPLLDQLADANTDDAAARKIHHALAFGVRVQLTLHSQLLPVIPVKKLARLPLAFADERGLPLVLHAGSLLSYRDVALLDKGRLVLHRKCIVTALAREAANTRNIQLIKQE, encoded by the coding sequence ATGAACGGCGAACTTCTGCAGCGCATTGTGGAGGAGATTGTCTCTCGCCTGCAGCAGCGCGCCGGGAGCACGGCGTCGCTGAGCGTTGCGCAGCTGCGTGATGCCGACTGTCCGGCGCTGTTCTGTCAGCACGCGTCGCTGCGCATCCAGCTCGTCGACCTGCCGCTGCTGGATCAACTGGCGGATGCGAATACCGACGATGCCGCAGCCCGCAAAATTCACCACGCGCTGGCGTTTGGCGTCCGCGTGCAGCTCACCCTGCACAGCCAGCTGCTGCCGGTTATCCCGGTCAAAAAACTGGCTCGCCTGCCGCTGGCCTTTGCCGACGAACGCGGGCTGCCGCTGGTTCTGCACGCAGGTTCGCTGCTGAGCTATCGCGACGTCGCGCTGCTGGATAAGGGACGTCTGGTACTCCACCGCAAATGTATCGTGACCGCGCTGGCGCGCGAAGCGGCTAATACGCGGAATATTCAATTAATTAAGCAGGAGTAA
- a CDS encoding BMC domain-containing protein — MKQSLGLLEVCGLALAISCADIMAKSASITLVALEKTNGSGWTVIKITGDVASVQAAITTGAHLAEQRNGLVAHKVIARPGEGILPAETPPPPVIDPEKSDVAAIAAEAPAEEAPQEPELVSCNLCLDPKCPRQKGEPRSLCIHPGKRGEA, encoded by the coding sequence GTGAAGCAATCACTGGGATTACTTGAAGTTTGTGGTCTGGCACTGGCTATTAGCTGCGCCGATATCATGGCGAAATCCGCTTCTATCACGCTGGTCGCCCTCGAAAAGACCAATGGTTCAGGCTGGACGGTGATTAAAATTACCGGTGATGTGGCCTCCGTACAGGCGGCCATCACCACCGGTGCGCATCTTGCCGAACAGCGAAACGGTCTGGTGGCCCACAAGGTTATCGCCAGACCCGGAGAAGGGATCCTGCCGGCAGAGACACCCCCGCCCCCCGTCATAGACCCTGAAAAGTCCGATGTGGCTGCTATCGCTGCTGAAGCGCCAGCAGAAGAGGCCCCGCAGGAACCAGAACTGGTCAGCTGCAATCTGTGCCTGGATCCGAAATGTCCGCGCCAGAAGGGCGAGCCACGCTCGCTTTGCATTCATCCCGGCAAGCGAGGTGAAGCGTAA
- the pduJ gene encoding propanediol utilization microcompartment protein PduJ, producing the protein MNNALGLVETKGLVGAIEAADAMVKSANVQLVGYEKIGSGLVTVMVRGDVGAVKAAVDAGSAAASVVGEVKSCHVIPRPHSDVEAILPKSA; encoded by the coding sequence ACAAAAGGGTTAGTGGGCGCCATTGAAGCCGCCGACGCCATGGTGAAATCCGCCAACGTGCAGCTGGTTGGCTACGAAAAAATTGGCTCTGGCCTGGTGACCGTCATGGTTCGCGGCGACGTCGGCGCGGTTAAAGCGGCGGTAGATGCCGGCAGCGCGGCGGCAAGCGTGGTGGGCGAAGTGAAATCCTGCCACGTGATTCCGCGTCCGCACAGCGACGTTGAGGCCATTTTACCGAAATCAGCCTGA
- the pduN gene encoding propanediol utilization microcompartment protein PduN: MHLARVTGAVVSTQKSPSLIGKKLLLVRRVSADGELPASPTCGDEVAVDSVGAGIGELVLLSGGSSARHVFSGPNEAIDLAVVGIVDTLSR; encoded by the coding sequence ATGCATCTGGCACGAGTCACAGGCGCGGTTGTCTCCACGCAAAAATCACCTTCGCTGATCGGCAAAAAGCTGCTGCTGGTGCGGCGGGTCAGCGCCGATGGCGAGCTTCCCGCGTCACCAACCTGCGGAGATGAAGTCGCCGTGGATTCCGTCGGCGCGGGGATCGGCGAGCTGGTTCTGCTCAGCGGCGGCTCCAGCGCCAGACACGTTTTTTCCGGGCCAAACGAGGCCATCGACCTCGCCGTCGTCGGCATTGTCGATACGCTTTCACGTTAA